From Cydia strobilella chromosome 4, ilCydStro3.1, whole genome shotgun sequence, the proteins below share one genomic window:
- the LOC134741034 gene encoding chitin synthase chs-2 isoform X3 yields the protein MATSGGKRREEGSDNSDDELTPLANEIYGGSQRTLHETKGWDSFREFPPKQDSGSMESQKCLEFTVRLLKILAYAVTFVVVLGSGVIAKGTVLFMTSQLKKDRRLAYCNRNLGRDKQFIVSLPDEERVAWMWALLAAFAIPEIGTVIRAVRICFFKSSKRPTSAQFIVVFVAESLHTIGLGLLFFKILPELDVVKGAMITNCLCIIPAILGLLSRNSRDSKRFMKVIVDMAAIVAQVTGFIVWPLLENKPVLWLIPIASLCISLGWWENYVTRQSPIGIIKSLGRLKEELNHSRYYSYRFMSIWKILLFLMCILFSIWMEGDDPAMFFQLFNAGFGPHNIVVEEIQIQTGGTMIPDLVNATLTGDSVEIAAVYKSAFYVLLIQMFAAYFCYIFGKFACKILIQGFSYAFPINLVIPLVVNFLIAACGIRNGDNCFFHGTIPDYLFFESPPVYTLSDFISRQMAWVWLLWLLSQTWITIHIWTPKAERLASTEKLFVLPMYNGLLIDQSMALNRKRDDQKNVKTEDLAEIEKEKGDEYYETISVQSDNTGASPKTIKSSDQITRIYACATMWHETKDEMIEFLKSILRLDEDQCARRVAQKYLRVVDPDYYEFETHIFLDDAFEISDHSDDDSQVNRFVKLLIDTIDEAASEVHQTNIRIRPPKKYPAPYGGRLSWVLPGKTKMICHLKDKAKIRHRKRWSQVMYMYYLLGHRLMELPISVDRKDVMAENTYLLTLDGDIDFQPHAVRLLIDLMKKNKNLGAACGRIHPVGSGPMVWYQMFEYAIGHWLQKATEHMIGCVLCSPGCFSLFRGKALMDDNVMKKYTLRSDEARHYVQYDQGEDRWLCTLLLQRGYRVEYSAASDAYTHCPEGFSEFYNQRRRWVPSTIANIMDLLADYKHTIKINDNISTPYIAYQMMLMGGTILGPGTIFLMLVGAFVAAFRIDNWTSFEYNLYPILLFMFVCFTMKSEIQLLVAQILSTVYAMIMMAVIVGTALQLGEDGIGSPSAIFLIALSSSFFIAACLHPQEFWCIVPGIIYLLSIPSMYLLLILYSIINLNVVSWGTREVQTKKTKKEIEQEKKEAEEAKKKVKNKSLLGFLQGVNSNEEEGSIEFSFAGLFKCLLCTHPKGNEEKVQLLHIASTLEKLEKKLETVERAVDPHGLSRGRKLSIGHRGSTNGDHGLDALAEDPENEHNSDSDTDTLSTVPREQRDELINPYWIEDQDLKKGEVDFLGQGELQFWKDLIDKYLYPIDANKEEQDRISRDLKELRDSSVFSFFMVNALFVLIVFLLQLNKDNLHFKWPLGVKTNITYDEVTQEVLISKEYLQLEPIGLVFVFFFALILFIQFTAMLFHRFGTLSHILASTELNWFCTKKAEDLSQDALLDKNAIAIVKDLQKLNGLDDDYDNDSGSGPHNVGRRKTIHNLEKARQKKRNIGTLDVAFKKRFFNMNANDGPGTPVLNRKMTLRRETLKALETRRNSVMAERRKSQMQTLGANNEYGVTGMVNNNLVVPRHRTSTANISVKDVFAEPNGGQVNRGYETTLGDDDESNSMRLQPRQNQVSFQGRY from the exons TCAAAGAACGTTGCACGAAACGAAAGGATGGGACTCGTTCCGAGAATTCCCGCCAAAGCAGGACAGTGGCTCCATGGAGAGCCAGAAATGTCTCGAGTTCACAGTGCGGCTGCTCAAGATATTAGCTTACGCCGTCACGTTCGTGGTGGTGCTTGGCTCTGGGGTCATTGCCAAGGGGACGGTGCTTTTCATGACGTCACAGCTGAAGAAAGACAGGCGGCTCGCTTATTGTAATAGAAATTTAG GTAGAGACAAGCAATTTATAGTAAGCCTTCCGGACGAAGAACGAGTAGCATGGATGTGGGCGCTCCTTGCGGCATTTGCTATCCCAGAAATAGGAACAGTCATCCGCGCCGTGAGGATATGTTTCTTCAAGTCTTCAAAACGACCGACGAGTGCACAGTTTATTGTG GTATTTGTTGCAGAGTCACTCCACACAATAGGTCTGGGGTTGTTATTCTTCAAGATACTTCCAGAGCTCGACGTCGTCAAAGGCGCTATGATAACCAATTGTCTCTGTATTATCCCCGCGATATTGGGCCTACTCTCAAGAAACTCGCGAGACTCAAAGCGGTTCATGAAAGTTATAGTCGACATGGCCGCTATTGTAGCACAAGTCACCGGGTTTATTGTGTGGCCTTTGTTGGAAAATAAGCCCGTGTTATGGTTGATACCGATCGCGTCTTTATGCATTTCGTTGGGATGGTGGGAGAACTACGTAACCAGACAGAGCCCCATTG GTATAATCAAAAGTTTAGGTAGACTAAAAGAAGAATTAAACCATTCAAGATATTATTCTTACCGGTTCATGTCCATATGGAAAATATTGCTGTTTTTGATGTGCATTCTGTTTAGCATATGGATGGAAGGCGATGATCCGGCGATGTTCTTTCAACTGTTCAATGCTGGATTTGGACCACATAACATCGTAGTTGAAGAG ATACAAATTCAAACAGGAGGCACGATGATTCCTGATCTAGTAAATGCCACACTGACCGGAGACTCTGTAGAAATTGCAGCAGTTTACAAGTCTGCCTTCTACGTTCTACTTATACAAATGTTTGCTGCCTACTTCTGTTACATTTTCGGAAAGTTCGCGTGTAAAATCCTCATTCAAGGCTTCAGTTATGCGTTCCCTATCAATCTAGTCATCCCCCTGGTAGTGAACTTCTTGATCGCTGCTTGTGGAATAAGGAATGGGGACAACTGTTTCTTCCACGGGACCATACCTGATTATCTGTTTTTCGAAAGCCCACCAG tttaCACCCTAAGCGATTTTATTTCTCGCCAAATGGCTTGGGTGTGGTTATTATGGCTTCTATCGCAAACGTGGATAACGATACACATTTGGACCCCGAAGGCAGAGCGTTTGGCATCTACGGAAAAATTGTTTGTCTTACCAATGTATAATGGACTGCTTATTGATCAAAGCATGGCGCTCAACAGAAAGAGGGATGACCAAAAAAATGTAAAGACTGAg GATCTTGCCGAAATCGAGAAAGAAAAGGGCGACGAATACTACGAAACCATCTCGGTACAGTCAGACAACACTGGTGCTTCTCCCAAAACCATCAAGTCTTCAGACCAAATCACCAGAATATACGCATGCGCTACTATGTGGCACGAAACGAAAGACGAGATGATAGAGTTCTTGAAGTCGATCCTCAGGTTGGATGAAGATCAGTGCGCGCGGCGTGTCGCTCAGAAGTACCTTCGCGTAGTGGATCCTGATTACTATGAATTTGAAA CTCACATTTTCTTAGACGACGCTTTCGAAATTTCCGATCACAGCGATGACGATTCTCAAGTGAATCGATTCGTGAAACTTCTCATCGATACAATTGACGAAGCTGCTTCCGAAGTACATCAAACCAACATTCGAATCCGACCACCGAAGAAGTACCCAGCTCCGTACGGCGGACGGTTGTCGTGGGTGCTGCCAGGAAAGACAAAAATGATTTGCCATCTTAAGGACAAGGCAAAGATTCGTCACAGGAAACGTTGGTCTCAG GTGATGTACATGTACTACCTTTTGGGTCACCGTCTAATGGAGTTGCCGATATCCGTGGACCGAAAGGACGTTATGGCCGAAAACACGTATCTTCTGACTTTGGACGGAGACATCGACTTCCAGCCTCATGCTGTCAGACTGCTTATCGATTTGATGAAGAAGAATAAGAATCTTGGAGCTGCTTGCGGACGTATTCACCCAGTTGGATCAG gCCCCATGGTGTGGTATCAGATGTTCGAGTACGCCATCGGCCATTGGCTGCAAAAGGCAACGGAGCACATGATCGGATGCGTACTCTGTAGTCCCGGCTGCTTCTCACTCTTCAGAGGAAAGGCTCTCATGGACGACAACGTTATGAAGAAATACACGCTACGATCAGATGAAGCTAGGCATTACGTACAATACGATCAAG GAGAGGATCGTTGGTTGTGCACCCTGCTGCTCCAGCGCGGATATCGTGTGGAGTACTCAGCCGCGTCGGACGCGTACACGCATTGCCCCGAAGGTTTCAGCGAGTTCTACAACCAGCGTCGTCGCTGGGTGCCCTCCACTATCGCCAACATCATGGACCTGCTTGCCGACTATAAGCACACCATCAAGATCAACGACAACATTTCGACTCCGTATATCGCTTACCAG ATGATGTTGATGGGCGGTACGATTCTGGGTCCCGGCACTATATTCCTTATGTTGGTGGGTGCCTTCGTGGCTGCTTTCCGAATTGACAATTGGACCTCCTTCGAATACAATTTGTACCCGATATTGCTATTCATGTTTGTCTGCTTCACGATGAAATCCGAAATTCAG TTATTGGTTGCTCAAATTCTATCGACAGTGTACGCTATGATAATGATGGCTGTAATCGTCGGTACCGCGCTCCAGTTAGGCGAGGACGGCATAGGATCACCTTCGGCCATCTTCTTGATAGCGTTGTCGAGTTCCTTCTTCATAGCGGCGTGCTTGCATCCCCAAGAGTTTTGGTGTATCGTGCCCGGAATCATCTATTTACTGTCTATCCCATCTATGTACTTGCTTTTGATTTTGTATTCGATTATAAACTTGAACGTCGTATCATGGGGTACTCGAGAAGTGCAGACTAAGAAAACAAAGAAA GAAATCGAGCAGGAGAAAAAAGAAGCCGAGGAAGCCAAGAAgaaagttaaaaataagtcCCTCTTAGGATTTTTACAAGGTGTAAATAGCAATGAAGAAGAGGGATCTATTGAATTCTCCTTCGCTGGGCTTTTCAAGTGCTTGCTTTGCACGCATCCCAAGGGCAACGAGGAGAAAGTTCAGCTCCTGCATATTGCTTCAACGCTCGAGAAGTTGGAGAAAAAATTGGAAACTGTAGAAAG GGCAGTTGATCCACATGGACTAAGTAGAGGACGTAAGCTATCGATAGGGCACAGAGGTAGTACGAATGGAGATCACGGGTTAGATGCGTTAGCAGAGGACCCAGAGAACGAACACAACTCGGATTCCGATACCGACACTTTGTCTACTGTACCGCGG GAACAAAGAGATGAACTCATCAATCCTTATTGGATAGAAGACCAAGATTTGAAAAAGGGTGAAGTTGACTTTTTGGGTCAGGGAGAGCTGCAGTTCTGGAAGGATCTCATTGACAAATATCTCTACCCCATTGATGCTAATAAGGAAGAACAG GACCGTATATCCAGAGACCTTAAAGAATTGAGAGACTCGTCAGTGTTTTCTTTCTTTATGGTCAATGCCCTCTTTGTACTCATTGTGTTCTTATTGCAACTGAATAAGGACAACCTTCATTTCAAATGGCCGCTCGGAGTAAAAACTAACATTACGTATGATGAGGTTACGCAAGAG GTATTAATTTCAAAAGAATATTTGCAATTGGAACCGATCGGTCTGGTGTTCGTGTTCTTCTTCGCGTTGATTTTGTTCATCCAGTTCACTGCCATGTTGTTCCATCGATTTGGAACCCTTTCGCATATCTTGGCATCCACTGAACTGAATTGGTTCTGCACGAAAAAG GCGGAAGACTTATCTCAAGATGCACTACTGGATAAAAATGCAATAGCAATAGTAAAAGACTTGCAAAAGCTAAATGGATTGGATGACGACTACGACAATGACTCGGGCTCTGGACCCCACAATGTGGGCAGAAGAAAGACCATCCATAACTTGGAGAAAGCGAGACAGAAGAAGAGGAACATCGGCACGCTTGATGTGGCTTTCAAGAAACGGTTCTTTAATATGAACGCTAACGATGGACCag GGACGCCGGTACTCAATCGTAAGATGACCTTAAGAAGAGAGACGCTGAAGGCTCTAGAAACGAGGAGGAATTCCGTGATGGCGGAGCGAAGAAAATCACAAATGCAAACTCTCGGAGCAAACAACGAATACGGAGTAACTGGAatg GTGAACAACAACCTAGTGGTACCACGTCATCGCACATCTACCGCTAACATATCGGTGAAAGACGTGTTTGCCGAGCCCAACGGAGGGCAAGTGAACAGAGGCTACGAGACGACGCTCGGCGACGACGACGAGAGCAACTCTATGAGACTGCAGCCGAGGCAAAACCAGGTCTCCTTCCAAGGAAGATACTAA
- the LOC134741034 gene encoding chitin synthase chs-2 isoform X4, which produces MATSGGKRREEGSDNSDDELTPLANEIYGGSQRTLHETKGWDSFREFPPKQDSGSMESQKCLEFTVRLLKILAYAVTFVVVLGSGVIAKGTVLFMTSQLKKDRRLAYCNRNLGRDKQFIVSLPDEERVAWMWALLAAFAIPEIGTVIRAVRICFFKSSKRPTSAQFIVVFVAESLHTIGLGLLFFKILPELDVVKGAMITNCLCIIPAILGLLSRNSRDSKRFMKVIVDMAAIVAQVTGFIVWPLLENKPVLWLIPIASLCISLGWWENYVTRQSPIGIIKSLGRLKEELNHSRYYSYRFMSIWKILLFLMCILFSIWMEGDDPAMFFQLFNAGFGPHNIVVEEIQIQTGGTMIPDLVNATLTGDSVEIAAVYKSAFYVLLIQMFAAYFCYIFGKFACKILIQGFSYAFPINLVIPLVVNFLIAACGIRNGDNCFFHGTIPDYLFFESPPVYTLSDFISRQMAWVWLLWLLSQTWITIHIWTPKAERLASTEKLFVLPMYNGLLIDQSMALNRKRDDQKNVKTEDLAEIEKEKGDEYYETISVQSDNTGASPKTIKSSDQITRIYACATMWHETKDEMIEFLKSILRLDEDQCARRVAQKYLRVVDPDYYEFETHIFLDDAFEISDHSDDDSQVNRFVKLLIDTIDEAASEVHQTNIRIRPPKKYPAPYGGRLSWVLPGKTKMICHLKDKAKIRHRKRWSQVMYMYYLLGHRLMELPISVDRKDVMAENTYLLTLDGDIDFQPHAVRLLIDLMKKNKNLGAACGRIHPVGSGPMVWYQMFEYAIGHWLQKATEHMIGCVLCSPGCFSLFRGKALMDDNVMKKYTLRSDEARHYVQYDQGEDRWLCTLLLQRGYRVEYSAASDAYTHCPEGFSEFYNQRRRWVPSTIANIMDLLADYKHTIKINDNISTPYIAYQMMLMGGTILGPGTIFLMLVGAFVAAFRIDNWTSFEYNLYPILLFMFVCFTMKSEIQLLVAQILSTVYAMIMMAVIVGTALQLGEDGIGSPSAIFLIALSSSFFIAACLHPQEFWCIVPGIIYLLSIPSMYLLLILYSIINLNVVSWGTREVQTKKTKKEIEQEKKEAEEAKKKVKNKSLLGFLQGVNSNEEEGSIEFSFAGLFKCLLCTHPKGNEEKVQLLHIASTLEKLEKKLETVERAVDPHGLSRGRKLSIGHRGSTNGDHGLDALAEDPENEHNSDSDTDTLSTVPREQRDELINPYWIEDQDLKKGEVDFLGQGELQFWKDLIDKYLYPIDANKEEQARIAADLIELRNKSVFAFVMFNALFILIVFLLQLNKDQLHVDWPLGIKTNITYIEETGEVLISKEYLQLEPIGLVFVFFFALILFIQFTAMLFHRFGTLSHILASTELNWFCTKKAEDLSQDALLDKNAIAIVKDLQKLNGLDDDYDNDSGSGPHNVGRRKTIHNLEKARQKKRNIGTLDVAFKKRFFNMNANDGPGTPVLNRKMTLRRETLKALETRRNSVMAERRKSQMQTLGANNEYGVTGMVNNNLVVPRHRTSTANISVKDVFAEPNGGQVNRGYETTLGDDDESNSMRLQPRQNQVSFQGRY; this is translated from the exons TCAAAGAACGTTGCACGAAACGAAAGGATGGGACTCGTTCCGAGAATTCCCGCCAAAGCAGGACAGTGGCTCCATGGAGAGCCAGAAATGTCTCGAGTTCACAGTGCGGCTGCTCAAGATATTAGCTTACGCCGTCACGTTCGTGGTGGTGCTTGGCTCTGGGGTCATTGCCAAGGGGACGGTGCTTTTCATGACGTCACAGCTGAAGAAAGACAGGCGGCTCGCTTATTGTAATAGAAATTTAG GTAGAGACAAGCAATTTATAGTAAGCCTTCCGGACGAAGAACGAGTAGCATGGATGTGGGCGCTCCTTGCGGCATTTGCTATCCCAGAAATAGGAACAGTCATCCGCGCCGTGAGGATATGTTTCTTCAAGTCTTCAAAACGACCGACGAGTGCACAGTTTATTGTG GTATTTGTTGCAGAGTCACTCCACACAATAGGTCTGGGGTTGTTATTCTTCAAGATACTTCCAGAGCTCGACGTCGTCAAAGGCGCTATGATAACCAATTGTCTCTGTATTATCCCCGCGATATTGGGCCTACTCTCAAGAAACTCGCGAGACTCAAAGCGGTTCATGAAAGTTATAGTCGACATGGCCGCTATTGTAGCACAAGTCACCGGGTTTATTGTGTGGCCTTTGTTGGAAAATAAGCCCGTGTTATGGTTGATACCGATCGCGTCTTTATGCATTTCGTTGGGATGGTGGGAGAACTACGTAACCAGACAGAGCCCCATTG GTATAATCAAAAGTTTAGGTAGACTAAAAGAAGAATTAAACCATTCAAGATATTATTCTTACCGGTTCATGTCCATATGGAAAATATTGCTGTTTTTGATGTGCATTCTGTTTAGCATATGGATGGAAGGCGATGATCCGGCGATGTTCTTTCAACTGTTCAATGCTGGATTTGGACCACATAACATCGTAGTTGAAGAG ATACAAATTCAAACAGGAGGCACGATGATTCCTGATCTAGTAAATGCCACACTGACCGGAGACTCTGTAGAAATTGCAGCAGTTTACAAGTCTGCCTTCTACGTTCTACTTATACAAATGTTTGCTGCCTACTTCTGTTACATTTTCGGAAAGTTCGCGTGTAAAATCCTCATTCAAGGCTTCAGTTATGCGTTCCCTATCAATCTAGTCATCCCCCTGGTAGTGAACTTCTTGATCGCTGCTTGTGGAATAAGGAATGGGGACAACTGTTTCTTCCACGGGACCATACCTGATTATCTGTTTTTCGAAAGCCCACCAG tttaCACCCTAAGCGATTTTATTTCTCGCCAAATGGCTTGGGTGTGGTTATTATGGCTTCTATCGCAAACGTGGATAACGATACACATTTGGACCCCGAAGGCAGAGCGTTTGGCATCTACGGAAAAATTGTTTGTCTTACCAATGTATAATGGACTGCTTATTGATCAAAGCATGGCGCTCAACAGAAAGAGGGATGACCAAAAAAATGTAAAGACTGAg GATCTTGCCGAAATCGAGAAAGAAAAGGGCGACGAATACTACGAAACCATCTCGGTACAGTCAGACAACACTGGTGCTTCTCCCAAAACCATCAAGTCTTCAGACCAAATCACCAGAATATACGCATGCGCTACTATGTGGCACGAAACGAAAGACGAGATGATAGAGTTCTTGAAGTCGATCCTCAGGTTGGATGAAGATCAGTGCGCGCGGCGTGTCGCTCAGAAGTACCTTCGCGTAGTGGATCCTGATTACTATGAATTTGAAA CTCACATTTTCTTAGACGACGCTTTCGAAATTTCCGATCACAGCGATGACGATTCTCAAGTGAATCGATTCGTGAAACTTCTCATCGATACAATTGACGAAGCTGCTTCCGAAGTACATCAAACCAACATTCGAATCCGACCACCGAAGAAGTACCCAGCTCCGTACGGCGGACGGTTGTCGTGGGTGCTGCCAGGAAAGACAAAAATGATTTGCCATCTTAAGGACAAGGCAAAGATTCGTCACAGGAAACGTTGGTCTCAG GTGATGTACATGTACTACCTTTTGGGTCACCGTCTAATGGAGTTGCCGATATCCGTGGACCGAAAGGACGTTATGGCCGAAAACACGTATCTTCTGACTTTGGACGGAGACATCGACTTCCAGCCTCATGCTGTCAGACTGCTTATCGATTTGATGAAGAAGAATAAGAATCTTGGAGCTGCTTGCGGACGTATTCACCCAGTTGGATCAG gCCCCATGGTGTGGTATCAGATGTTCGAGTACGCCATCGGCCATTGGCTGCAAAAGGCAACGGAGCACATGATCGGATGCGTACTCTGTAGTCCCGGCTGCTTCTCACTCTTCAGAGGAAAGGCTCTCATGGACGACAACGTTATGAAGAAATACACGCTACGATCAGATGAAGCTAGGCATTACGTACAATACGATCAAG GAGAGGATCGTTGGTTGTGCACCCTGCTGCTCCAGCGCGGATATCGTGTGGAGTACTCAGCCGCGTCGGACGCGTACACGCATTGCCCCGAAGGTTTCAGCGAGTTCTACAACCAGCGTCGTCGCTGGGTGCCCTCCACTATCGCCAACATCATGGACCTGCTTGCCGACTATAAGCACACCATCAAGATCAACGACAACATTTCGACTCCGTATATCGCTTACCAG ATGATGTTGATGGGCGGTACGATTCTGGGTCCCGGCACTATATTCCTTATGTTGGTGGGTGCCTTCGTGGCTGCTTTCCGAATTGACAATTGGACCTCCTTCGAATACAATTTGTACCCGATATTGCTATTCATGTTTGTCTGCTTCACGATGAAATCCGAAATTCAG TTATTGGTTGCTCAAATTCTATCGACAGTGTACGCTATGATAATGATGGCTGTAATCGTCGGTACCGCGCTCCAGTTAGGCGAGGACGGCATAGGATCACCTTCGGCCATCTTCTTGATAGCGTTGTCGAGTTCCTTCTTCATAGCGGCGTGCTTGCATCCCCAAGAGTTTTGGTGTATCGTGCCCGGAATCATCTATTTACTGTCTATCCCATCTATGTACTTGCTTTTGATTTTGTATTCGATTATAAACTTGAACGTCGTATCATGGGGTACTCGAGAAGTGCAGACTAAGAAAACAAAGAAA GAAATCGAGCAGGAGAAAAAAGAAGCCGAGGAAGCCAAGAAgaaagttaaaaataagtcCCTCTTAGGATTTTTACAAGGTGTAAATAGCAATGAAGAAGAGGGATCTATTGAATTCTCCTTCGCTGGGCTTTTCAAGTGCTTGCTTTGCACGCATCCCAAGGGCAACGAGGAGAAAGTTCAGCTCCTGCATATTGCTTCAACGCTCGAGAAGTTGGAGAAAAAATTGGAAACTGTAGAAAG GGCAGTTGATCCACATGGACTAAGTAGAGGACGTAAGCTATCGATAGGGCACAGAGGTAGTACGAATGGAGATCACGGGTTAGATGCGTTAGCAGAGGACCCAGAGAACGAACACAACTCGGATTCCGATACCGACACTTTGTCTACTGTACCGCGG GAACAAAGAGATGAACTCATCAATCCTTATTGGATAGAAGACCAAGATTTGAAAAAGGGTGAAGTTGACTTTTTGGGTCAGGGAGAGCTGCAGTTCTGGAAGGATCTCATTGACAAATATCTCTACCCCATTGATGCTAATAAGGAAGAACAG GCTAGAATTGCTGCCGATTTGATAGAGCTTCGTAATAAGTCAGTTTTTGCCTTCGTTATGTTTAACGCGTTATTCATATTGATAGTGTTTCTGTTACAACTCAACAAAGATCAACTCCACGTGGATTGGCCTTTGGGAATTAAGACAAATATTACGTACATCGAGGAGACAGGCGAG GTATTAATTTCAAAAGAATATTTGCAATTGGAACCGATCGGTCTGGTGTTCGTGTTCTTCTTCGCGTTGATTTTGTTCATCCAGTTCACTGCCATGTTGTTCCATCGATTTGGAACCCTTTCGCATATCTTGGCATCCACTGAACTGAATTGGTTCTGCACGAAAAAG GCGGAAGACTTATCTCAAGATGCACTACTGGATAAAAATGCAATAGCAATAGTAAAAGACTTGCAAAAGCTAAATGGATTGGATGACGACTACGACAATGACTCGGGCTCTGGACCCCACAATGTGGGCAGAAGAAAGACCATCCATAACTTGGAGAAAGCGAGACAGAAGAAGAGGAACATCGGCACGCTTGATGTGGCTTTCAAGAAACGGTTCTTTAATATGAACGCTAACGATGGACCag GGACGCCGGTACTCAATCGTAAGATGACCTTAAGAAGAGAGACGCTGAAGGCTCTAGAAACGAGGAGGAATTCCGTGATGGCGGAGCGAAGAAAATCACAAATGCAAACTCTCGGAGCAAACAACGAATACGGAGTAACTGGAatg GTGAACAACAACCTAGTGGTACCACGTCATCGCACATCTACCGCTAACATATCGGTGAAAGACGTGTTTGCCGAGCCCAACGGAGGGCAAGTGAACAGAGGCTACGAGACGACGCTCGGCGACGACGACGAGAGCAACTCTATGAGACTGCAGCCGAGGCAAAACCAGGTCTCCTTCCAAGGAAGATACTAA